A single region of the Chryseobacterium culicis genome encodes:
- a CDS encoding alpha/beta hydrolase, with protein sequence MKTKTIVLIHGLFVNNTSWKEWKTYFETQGYTVHTPSNPGHEGDPVNLKNNIPQELRHVGFDDTVNNLVKLIDSLPEKPIVIGHSFGGLMVQKLIDMGKAAAGVSIDGAPPKNVMAPFSTVKIVWPVVNFFKGNSPFLGTKDWYHKAFFNNYSKEESDKLYEKVAAPESRKLARDPLLKASAKLDLKKPHQPVLFIAGSNDKIFPAEFSKKIAGAYKDSNSIVDFKEFAGRSHFICGEKNWEEVAEYVLDWIQKNA encoded by the coding sequence ATGAAAACAAAAACGATCGTATTAATTCATGGATTATTTGTGAATAATACAAGCTGGAAAGAATGGAAAACGTATTTCGAAACTCAAGGGTATACCGTGCATACACCTTCAAATCCGGGACATGAAGGAGATCCCGTGAATTTAAAAAATAATATTCCCCAGGAATTGAGACATGTGGGCTTTGATGATACGGTGAATAATCTTGTAAAACTGATTGACAGCCTTCCTGAAAAACCTATTGTCATCGGACACTCATTTGGAGGACTTATGGTTCAGAAACTGATTGATATGGGAAAAGCAGCAGCAGGAGTGAGTATAGATGGTGCGCCTCCCAAAAATGTGATGGCTCCTTTTTCTACGGTAAAAATTGTTTGGCCTGTGGTTAACTTTTTCAAAGGAAACAGTCCGTTTTTAGGAACGAAAGATTGGTATCACAAAGCTTTTTTTAATAATTATTCTAAAGAAGAAAGTGATAAATTGTATGAAAAGGTAGCTGCTCCCGAAAGTCGAAAACTGGCAAGAGATCCTTTACTCAAAGCTTCTGCTAAATTAGATCTAAAGAAACCCCATCAGCCCGTATTGTTCATTGCAGGCTCTAATGATAAAATTTTTCCTGCTGAATTTTCAAAAAAAATTGCGGGAGCCTATAAAGATTCGAACAGTATTGTAGATTTTAAAGAATTTGCAGGCAGAAGCCACTTTATCTGTGGAGAAAAAAATTGGGAAGAAGTAGCAGAATATGTTCTGGACTGGATACAAAAGAACGCTTAA
- a CDS encoding class I SAM-dependent methyltransferase gives MISSDNKNHWENVYETKNPDQVSWTQKKPQTSLDFIKSSGLGKDASIIDIGGGDSNLVDFLLEEGYENITVLDISAKALEKAQERLGNAAGKVKWIATDITDFEPTEVYDIWHDRAAFHFLTTPKQVSKYIDIAEKNVDNFMIIGTFSKNGPTKCSGLDIQQYDEESLTEKFEKSFKKLQCITEDHTTPFETVQNFVFCSFKKH, from the coding sequence ATGATATCTTCTGACAACAAAAACCACTGGGAAAATGTATATGAGACCAAAAATCCTGATCAGGTAAGCTGGACTCAGAAAAAACCTCAAACCTCTCTTGATTTTATAAAATCTTCCGGATTGGGAAAAGATGCTAGCATCATTGATATCGGCGGTGGAGACAGCAACCTCGTTGATTTTCTTCTTGAGGAAGGTTATGAAAATATTACCGTGCTGGATATTTCCGCCAAAGCTCTGGAAAAAGCACAGGAAAGACTGGGAAATGCTGCCGGTAAAGTAAAATGGATTGCTACAGACATTACCGATTTTGAACCTACTGAAGTTTATGATATCTGGCACGACAGAGCTGCTTTTCATTTCCTGACAACACCGAAACAGGTTTCAAAATATATAGATATTGCAGAAAAAAATGTGGATAACTTTATGATCATTGGAACTTTTTCTAAAAATGGTCCCACCAAATGCAGCGGATTGGATATTCAGCAGTATGATGAAGAATCATTAACAGAAAAATTTGAAAAAAGTTTTAAAAAGTTACAATGTATTACCGAAGATCACACAACCCCTTTTGAGACCGTTCAGAATTTTGTGTTCTGCAGTTTTAAAAAGCATTAG
- a CDS encoding DUF4919 domain-containing protein has product MEFKAPDYAAIQKNIEDKNSEFYYPKLLKRLKQNDTLLTSNQYRHLYFGYTFQKGYEPYKTGKKAEEVAKYYRGEGISQKDLSKGIQLFLNALDENPLDLRAMNYLAYLYHLNKDDITAEKIAGNFHGLLNAILTSGDGLKCETGFHVISVTDEYVLLNRFQMETKSQSIKGKCDYQEFEKDKYKIPGFYFDISRFYGRI; this is encoded by the coding sequence ATGGAATTCAAAGCACCGGATTATGCTGCCATTCAAAAAAATATTGAGGATAAAAATTCAGAGTTCTATTATCCGAAGCTTTTAAAAAGATTAAAACAGAACGATACCCTTCTTACCAGCAATCAATATCGTCATCTTTATTTCGGTTATACGTTTCAAAAAGGGTATGAACCTTATAAAACAGGCAAGAAGGCTGAAGAGGTTGCCAAATATTATCGTGGAGAAGGTATTTCGCAAAAAGATCTTTCTAAAGGAATCCAGCTATTTCTGAATGCTTTGGATGAAAATCCTTTGGATCTGCGCGCGATGAATTATCTTGCTTATCTGTATCATTTAAATAAAGATGATATCACTGCTGAAAAAATTGCAGGAAATTTCCACGGACTATTAAACGCCATTCTAACTTCCGGTGACGGACTGAAGTGTGAGACAGGCTTTCATGTCATTTCCGTAACAGATGAGTATGTTCTTTTAAACAGATTTCAAATGGAAACAAAATCACAAAGTATAAAAGGGAAATGTGACTATCAGGAGTTTGAAAAAGACAAATATAAAATTCCAGGATTTTATTTTGACATCAGCCGATTCTATGGAAGAATATAG
- the truA gene encoding tRNA pseudouridine(38-40) synthase TruA, producing MWSYYNTLRYFIEFSYNGKNYFGYQIQPDAISVQEELEKALSTILREEIKTTGAGRTDTGVHAKKIFAHFDTEKELDDQLTRRLNSFLPPDISIKRIFPVKDDFHARFDATYRTYEYYISLEKNPFTQESAWQHWKRSLDIVAMNEACKILFEYEDFTSFAKLKTDNKTNICKMYKAEWEQNGTELKFTVSANRFLRNMVRAIVGTMVEIGTGKLKPEDLRKVIEDKNRNAAGTSAPGHGLYLVDVGYDFK from the coding sequence TTGTGGAGTTATTACAATACATTGAGATACTTTATTGAATTTTCTTACAACGGAAAGAATTATTTCGGCTATCAGATACAGCCGGATGCCATTTCTGTGCAGGAAGAACTGGAAAAAGCGCTGTCTACAATTTTGCGCGAAGAGATTAAAACAACAGGAGCGGGAAGAACCGATACCGGGGTTCATGCCAAAAAGATATTTGCCCATTTTGATACTGAAAAAGAACTGGACGACCAGCTTACACGCAGGCTGAACAGTTTTCTTCCGCCTGATATTTCCATTAAAAGAATTTTTCCGGTAAAAGATGATTTTCACGCCCGTTTTGATGCAACTTATAGGACCTACGAATATTATATCTCACTGGAAAAAAATCCGTTTACCCAGGAATCTGCATGGCAGCACTGGAAAAGATCTTTGGATATTGTTGCAATGAATGAAGCCTGTAAGATTCTTTTTGAATATGAAGATTTTACCAGTTTTGCAAAATTGAAAACCGACAACAAAACCAATATCTGCAAGATGTACAAAGCAGAATGGGAGCAAAACGGAACAGAACTGAAATTCACAGTTTCTGCCAACCGCTTTCTTAGAAATATGGTTCGTGCTATTGTCGGAACGATGGTGGAAATTGGTACAGGAAAGCTGAAACCGGAAGATCTCCGTAAAGTAATTGAAGATAAAAACCGCAACGCTGCAGGTACTTCAGCTCCAGGACACGGGCTGTATCTGGTGGATGTGGGATACGATTTTAAATAA
- a CDS encoding alpha/beta fold hydrolase, producing the protein MKKFTFLLIIMLFFLAVCNIFGQETTYPFEVKKTGKGNQSLIFIPGFASSGDVWNETTARFEKNFTCYTLTMAGFAGAQPQADASFKDWEKGIAAYIKNNKIDKPIIIGHSMGGGLALAIAADYPELVGKIVIVDTLPCLAAMADPNFTSKENNDCTPVITQLTAMNDEQFRKMQTQAMPHLLADSSMQETVISWSMKSDRKTFAKMYCDFSNTDLREKIKNIQCPSLILLESFFVNLKPTIEGQYKNLKNANMQYASKGLHFIMYDDKDWYFNQLTHFLSAK; encoded by the coding sequence ATGAAAAAATTTACATTCCTTCTTATCATCATGTTATTTTTTTTAGCGGTATGCAATATATTCGGTCAGGAAACCACCTATCCGTTTGAAGTTAAAAAAACAGGAAAAGGGAATCAGTCATTAATTTTCATTCCGGGATTTGCCTCTTCGGGAGATGTATGGAACGAAACCACTGCAAGATTTGAAAAAAACTTCACCTGTTATACTTTAACAATGGCCGGATTTGCCGGAGCTCAACCACAGGCAGACGCCAGCTTTAAAGATTGGGAAAAAGGAATTGCTGCTTACATCAAGAATAATAAAATTGACAAACCCATCATTATTGGGCATAGTATGGGAGGCGGCCTGGCTTTGGCTATTGCAGCTGATTATCCTGAGCTTGTAGGTAAAATTGTAATCGTAGACACCCTTCCCTGCCTGGCAGCAATGGCTGATCCTAATTTTACCTCAAAAGAAAACAACGACTGTACTCCTGTCATTACTCAGTTAACCGCTATGAATGATGAACAGTTCCGTAAAATGCAGACTCAGGCTATGCCACATCTTCTGGCAGATAGTTCTATGCAGGAAACTGTAATCAGCTGGAGCATGAAATCTGACCGAAAAACTTTTGCTAAAATGTATTGTGATTTTTCCAATACCGACCTCAGAGAGAAAATAAAAAATATACAATGTCCTTCTCTTATTCTTTTAGAGTCTTTTTTTGTCAATCTTAAGCCAACTATTGAAGGACAATACAAAAATTTAAAAAATGCCAATATGCAGTACGCTTCAAAAGGATTGCATTTTATTATGTATGATGATAAAGATTGGTATTTTAATCAGCTTACTCACTTTTTATCTGCGAAATAA
- a CDS encoding Crp/Fnr family transcriptional regulator, translating into MTEIEKLAFALHHFAGLSEDDFRLSEEFWLPREYKKGDFYNLQGNVCSYLGFIVDGVFRSYVINGDTGEEKNVFLYSANGFVVPFKSFLNQIPCDYFTQSLTDASIIYIRHTDLLSLYKQSHQWEKFGRLLAQAAFNVTMTRVEGFLLKSPEERYLDLMKEHPDIFSNVPLYHISSYLGIQGPSLSRIRKRISGK; encoded by the coding sequence ATGACTGAAATTGAGAAACTTGCCTTTGCATTGCATCATTTTGCCGGACTTTCCGAAGATGATTTCAGATTGTCCGAAGAGTTCTGGCTGCCCAGAGAATATAAAAAAGGAGATTTTTATAATCTTCAGGGGAATGTCTGCTCTTATTTAGGGTTTATAGTGGATGGTGTTTTCCGTTCTTATGTCATTAATGGAGATACGGGGGAAGAAAAGAATGTATTTCTGTATTCGGCTAACGGTTTTGTGGTTCCTTTTAAAAGTTTTCTCAATCAGATTCCCTGTGATTATTTTACTCAGTCTCTTACGGATGCCTCTATTATTTATATCCGGCATACAGACTTGCTTTCGCTTTATAAACAATCTCATCAGTGGGAAAAGTTCGGACGTCTTCTTGCACAGGCAGCTTTTAATGTTACGATGACAAGAGTGGAAGGATTCTTATTAAAATCTCCTGAAGAACGATACCTGGATCTGATGAAAGAACATCCGGATATTTTCAGTAATGTTCCGCTTTATCATATTTCTTCTTATCTTGGCATTCAGGGACCTTCTCTGAGCAGGATAAGAAAAAGAATTTCAGGTAAATAG
- a CDS encoding ABC transporter ATP-binding protein: MKKQDTWGIIKRLFFIGMKFRSWFILTLIISIFLSIVSTYRPYLTMQVVDNDITKLHDKALMMKHIYILVGLVFAETILNFFLVYFSNFISQNVIRDIRERLYAKLIYFKTSFFDKTPIGQLVTRAVGDVETIATVYTDGFLMVFGDILRIVFVLVMMFSTNVHLSYITLAILPLMVMITRFFQKRLKKAFGDERNWTSNQNSFVQERLAGMPIIQVFNRQESEFKKFDDINITLKGALLRTVFIFSLFFPVVELISSLFIGFILFYGGYITISAGVVIAFIQYISMLIRPLRQIADRFNNIQRGIVGAERVLGLMDEENSMSNNGTVKKDHFAGKIEFQKVHFAYDEKQEVLKGIDFKVNPGETVAIVGATGAGKSTIISLITRLYDINSGNILIDDVDLKDYELYNLRSHIGVVLQDVFLFHGSIFENLAFGDDSITLDKIKAGAREIEVDQFIQQLPGGYDYVVSERGSSISLGQRQLLSFLRAYLSDPKILILDEATSSIDHESEKLIQRATEKITKNRTSIIIAHRLSTIEKADKIIVMEHGKIVEEGKHLELLDRNGYYATLYKAQLRHEVEVEEEKES; encoded by the coding sequence ATGAAAAAACAAGATACCTGGGGAATTATAAAAAGGCTGTTCTTTATCGGAATGAAATTTCGTTCATGGTTCATCCTTACCCTTATAATTTCCATATTCCTTTCTATCGTTTCTACTTACAGGCCTTATCTTACAATGCAGGTGGTGGATAATGACATTACAAAGCTTCATGATAAGGCTTTGATGATGAAGCATATCTATATCCTTGTAGGATTGGTATTTGCAGAAACTATTTTAAACTTTTTCCTGGTTTATTTTTCAAATTTTATCTCGCAGAATGTGATCAGAGATATCAGAGAGCGCCTCTATGCTAAGCTGATCTATTTCAAGACTTCATTTTTTGATAAAACGCCTATCGGACAGCTGGTAACGCGTGCTGTAGGAGATGTGGAAACCATTGCAACTGTCTATACCGATGGTTTCCTGATGGTATTCGGGGATATTCTGAGAATTGTGTTTGTATTGGTCATGATGTTCAGTACCAATGTTCATCTGAGTTATATTACACTGGCTATTTTACCTTTGATGGTAATGATTACAAGATTCTTTCAGAAAAGACTTAAGAAAGCTTTTGGGGATGAAAGAAACTGGACTTCCAATCAGAACTCTTTTGTTCAGGAAAGGCTTGCCGGAATGCCAATTATTCAGGTATTCAACAGACAGGAATCTGAGTTTAAGAAATTTGATGATATCAATATTACACTGAAAGGAGCATTACTGAGAACCGTATTTATATTCTCATTGTTCTTTCCGGTAGTAGAACTTATTTCGTCATTGTTTATAGGATTTATCCTTTTTTATGGAGGTTATATTACCATCAGTGCCGGAGTAGTAATTGCATTTATCCAGTATATTTCAATGCTGATCCGTCCTTTGAGACAGATTGCAGACCGCTTTAATAATATCCAGCGAGGAATTGTAGGAGCAGAAAGAGTATTGGGATTGATGGATGAAGAAAACTCAATGTCAAATAACGGAACAGTGAAGAAAGACCACTTTGCCGGAAAAATTGAATTCCAGAAAGTACATTTTGCCTATGATGAAAAACAGGAAGTACTGAAAGGGATTGATTTTAAAGTAAATCCGGGAGAAACGGTAGCAATCGTTGGTGCAACGGGTGCCGGGAAATCTACCATCATCAGCTTAATCACAAGATTGTATGATATCAATTCCGGGAATATTCTGATTGATGATGTGGATTTAAAAGATTATGAGCTTTATAACCTGAGAAGCCATATCGGAGTGGTATTACAGGATGTTTTCCTTTTCCATGGAAGTATTTTTGAAAACCTTGCTTTTGGAGATGACAGTATCACGCTTGATAAAATAAAAGCCGGTGCCAGAGAGATTGAAGTGGATCAGTTTATTCAGCAGCTTCCTGGCGGATATGATTATGTAGTGAGTGAAAGAGGTTCATCCATTTCTTTAGGGCAGAGACAGCTGTTGTCTTTCCTGAGAGCTTATTTATCAGATCCGAAAATTTTAATTCTGGATGAAGCAACCTCTTCCATTGATCACGAAAGTGAAAAGCTGATTCAGAGAGCTACAGAAAAAATTACTAAAAACAGAACATCCATTATTATTGCCCATAGACTTTCCACCATTGAAAAAGCGGATAAGATCATTGTAATGGAACACGGTAAAATCGTAGAAGAAGGAAAGCACCTTGAGCTTCTGGATAGAAACGGATATTATGCCACTCTTTACAAAGCTCAGCTTCGTCATGAAGTGGAAGTGGAAGAAGAAAAAGAATCATAA
- a CDS encoding purine-nucleoside phosphorylase: protein MLEKIKETADFIKNIIQETPDFAVVLGSGLGKLQNEVEPIHSLEYKDIPHFPQTTVAGHTGKLIYGILEGKKVLMMSGRFHYYEGHSMETVTFPIRVFHLLGIQNLILSNACGGVNPAYSVADIVILKDHINMMPEHPLRGKNIDELGPRFVDMSEPYNKKMITVAEQAAAEHDIKIHQGVYIALQGPTFETPAEYGMIKAIGGDMVGMSTVPEVIVARHMEMDVFCISVITDLGGPDVAFAVSHEEVLNAANKAMPNVIAVVKGLIKNYQ from the coding sequence ATGTTAGAAAAAATTAAAGAGACCGCGGATTTTATTAAAAATATTATTCAGGAAACTCCTGATTTTGCGGTTGTTTTAGGATCCGGACTGGGAAAATTACAAAATGAAGTAGAACCAATCCATAGTTTAGAGTACAAAGATATTCCTCATTTTCCACAAACTACAGTGGCCGGACACACCGGAAAACTGATTTATGGAATATTGGAAGGGAAAAAAGTACTGATGATGAGCGGCCGTTTCCATTATTATGAAGGACATTCAATGGAAACCGTTACTTTCCCGATAAGAGTTTTTCATCTGCTGGGAATTCAAAATCTTATTCTTTCCAATGCCTGTGGCGGAGTAAATCCTGCTTACAGTGTCGCAGATATTGTTATTCTGAAAGATCACATCAATATGATGCCTGAGCATCCTCTTCGCGGAAAAAATATAGATGAACTTGGACCACGTTTTGTGGACATGAGTGAGCCTTACAACAAAAAAATGATTACTGTAGCTGAACAGGCAGCAGCAGAACATGACATTAAAATTCATCAGGGAGTTTACATTGCCCTGCAGGGACCCACTTTTGAAACTCCGGCTGAATACGGAATGATTAAAGCTATTGGTGGGGATATGGTAGGAATGAGCACAGTTCCTGAAGTCATCGTTGCCAGACATATGGAAATGGATGTTTTCTGTATTTCCGTAATTACAGATCTTGGCGGTCCCGATGTAGCGTTTGCCGTTTCTCACGAAGAAGTTTTGAATGCCGCAAACAAAGCAATGCCAAATGTAATTGCCGTTGTTAAAGGATTGATTAAAAACTATCAGTAA
- the lpxK gene encoding tetraacyldisaccharide 4'-kinase → MKRWYLYPFSLGYHLVTGIRNTMYDLGIFKSTKFKTPIINVGNLSVGGSGKSPMVMYLAQFLSKHYRTGVLSRGYGRLTKGYEVTNYESNYKMVGDEAMQLFERFKNRFVIAVSEERVPGAKKVIDDMDLQVLVLDDAMQHRAIKAGFNILMTDFNDPFFKDYVLPAGDLRESRAGYKRANIIMVSKCPDELTEETKRYYISRIRPSYGQKVFFSSIGYDENVYGKDKMLPDNNLNYYDILLITGIANPKPLLEHLAKFSKRVKHLKFRDHHNFTDDDIKKILAEYKKLGEYKLILTTEKDYVRLKTFDYLREIVYYWPINVLIDKKEEFNQIILDYVRKN, encoded by the coding sequence ATGAAAAGATGGTACCTTTATCCTTTTTCCCTTGGTTATCATTTGGTAACGGGTATCCGGAACACAATGTATGATCTGGGAATTTTTAAGTCGACAAAATTCAAAACACCGATAATCAATGTCGGAAACCTTTCTGTGGGCGGAAGCGGAAAGTCACCTATGGTGATGTATCTTGCTCAGTTCCTATCCAAACATTACAGAACCGGCGTGCTTTCACGTGGCTATGGAAGGCTGACCAAAGGTTATGAAGTAACCAATTATGAAAGCAACTACAAAATGGTAGGTGATGAAGCTATGCAGCTTTTTGAGCGTTTTAAAAACCGTTTTGTTATTGCCGTTTCGGAAGAACGTGTTCCCGGAGCTAAAAAAGTAATTGATGATATGGATCTTCAGGTTCTTGTATTGGATGATGCCATGCAGCACAGAGCTATTAAGGCTGGATTCAATATTCTGATGACTGATTTTAACGATCCTTTTTTTAAAGATTATGTGCTTCCTGCCGGAGATCTCAGAGAATCGAGAGCTGGATATAAAAGAGCCAATATCATCATGGTCAGTAAATGTCCTGATGAACTGACAGAGGAAACAAAAAGGTATTATATTTCAAGAATAAGACCTTCCTATGGGCAGAAAGTCTTCTTTTCATCCATTGGTTACGACGAAAATGTATACGGAAAAGATAAAATGCTTCCTGATAACAACCTGAATTATTATGATATTTTACTGATTACCGGAATTGCCAATCCAAAACCACTTCTGGAACATCTGGCAAAATTCTCAAAAAGAGTGAAGCATTTAAAATTCAGGGATCATCATAATTTCACCGATGATGATATTAAAAAAATCCTTGCCGAATACAAAAAACTAGGAGAATATAAACTGATATTAACCACAGAGAAAGATTACGTACGTCTGAAAACTTTTGACTATCTTAGAGAAATTGTTTACTACTGGCCTATCAATGTACTTATTGATAAGAAAGAAGAATTCAATCAAATCATCTTGGATTATGTTAGAAAAAATTAA
- a CDS encoding DUF3575 domain-containing protein, with amino-acid sequence MKKVFILIPCFLFSVLGAQEIQNSSAEKMNIIKTNVTAYAFRNINLSYERAINQWFSVNIGFGTMPEGKVPFINAFLKDEDEKRFQNLRVKATNFTIEPRFYIGKGYGKGFYFAPYYRYSSVTSNAFDFYYDYNGPNGVTYQVPLKGQGDTKGNSGGLMVGVQFFLTRSQNLVLDFWIAGAHYGSGKGDFTMTSDYVLTPDMQAQLKKEIENLDIPFVKYTVETNANGARIKVDGPWAGFRSGLSIGYRF; translated from the coding sequence ATGAAAAAAGTATTCATATTAATTCCGTGCTTCCTGTTTTCTGTGCTGGGGGCTCAGGAAATTCAGAACAGTTCAGCAGAGAAGATGAATATCATCAAGACCAATGTCACGGCTTATGCATTCCGAAATATCAATCTGTCTTATGAACGGGCGATCAACCAATGGTTTTCCGTGAATATTGGTTTCGGAACTATGCCGGAAGGGAAAGTCCCTTTTATCAATGCTTTTCTGAAAGATGAAGATGAGAAAAGATTCCAGAATCTTAGGGTAAAAGCGACCAATTTCACTATTGAACCGAGATTTTATATCGGGAAAGGTTATGGAAAAGGATTTTATTTTGCTCCCTATTACCGCTATTCAAGTGTAACATCCAATGCTTTTGATTTTTATTATGATTATAACGGTCCGAATGGAGTCACTTATCAGGTACCACTTAAAGGACAGGGAGATACAAAAGGGAACAGTGGCGGATTAATGGTCGGCGTACAATTCTTTTTGACCAGAAGCCAGAATCTTGTACTGGATTTTTGGATTGCAGGAGCTCATTATGGAAGCGGAAAGGGAGATTTTACCATGACTTCAGATTATGTACTGACTCCTGATATGCAGGCTCAGCTAAAAAAAGAAATTGAAAATCTGGATATTCCGTTTGTAAAATATACGGTAGAAACGAATGCCAATGGTGCCAGAATAAAAGTGGACGGCCCTTGGGCGGGTTTCCGAAGCGGACTTTCCATTGGATATAGATTTTAA
- a CDS encoding RNA polymerase sigma factor, which produces MVFEEIYELYWQRIFRLCMGYVNDTDIAQDLAQETFIIVWQQLPKFRNESSIGTWIFRIASNTCLRQIEKEKKFTKTDLPINLEEKKQESMEPQIQMLYQFISELPETDRIIISLELEEIKQAEIAHIVGLSESNIRVKIHRIKEKLTQKFKENGY; this is translated from the coding sequence ATGGTTTTTGAAGAGATATACGAACTCTATTGGCAAAGGATATTCCGTTTATGCATGGGATATGTGAACGACACCGACATTGCTCAGGATCTTGCCCAGGAAACATTTATCATTGTATGGCAGCAGCTCCCGAAATTCAGAAATGAATCCAGCATAGGAACATGGATCTTCAGAATTGCCTCTAATACCTGCCTCAGACAGATTGAAAAGGAAAAGAAATTTACTAAAACTGATCTGCCCATTAATTTGGAAGAGAAAAAGCAGGAATCTATGGAACCTCAGATACAAATGCTGTATCAGTTTATTTCTGAGCTGCCTGAAACAGACAGAATTATTATTTCATTGGAACTGGAAGAGATAAAACAGGCTGAAATAGCTCATATTGTAGGACTTTCAGAATCCAACATCAGGGTAAAGATTCACAGGATAAAAGAAAAATTAACGCAAAAGTTTAAAGAAAATGGCTACTAA
- a CDS encoding MFS transporter — MMNSSTITTAQRIKAIIGGSIGNLVEWYDWYAYAAFAIYFSHSFFPDSDLNAQLMNTAGIFAVGFLMRPIGGWLFGSIADKIGRKKAMTLSVLLMSFGSLLIALTPTYKSIGILAPLLLLLARLLQGLSVGGEYGVSATYLSEMATQDRRGFYSSFQYVTLIGGQLIALGIQLILQKLLLTEAQLEDWGWRIPFVIGAMLSIIALYLRANLHETEAFENKKEISEKKKGTVKELLKHPRALLTVVGLTLGGTLAFYTYTTYMQKFLVNTLHLTKEESTLVSFISLFIFACLQPVFGGLSDKIGRRPLLLGFGILGTLCTVPLLTALSTTTSIWSAFFLIMAALIIVSGYTSINAVVKAELFPSEIRALGVGLPYAITVAIFGGTAEYIALWFKKIGSEEYFYWYITGCILFSLVVYIGMKDTKKTSTLDQD; from the coding sequence ATGATGAATTCGTCCACTATTACTACCGCTCAAAGAATTAAAGCCATCATAGGCGGATCTATCGGAAACCTTGTGGAATGGTATGACTGGTATGCGTATGCAGCTTTTGCCATTTATTTTTCCCATTCATTTTTCCCGGATTCTGACCTGAATGCCCAACTGATGAATACCGCAGGAATATTTGCTGTAGGCTTTCTTATGCGTCCTATCGGTGGATGGCTATTCGGTAGCATTGCGGATAAGATCGGAAGAAAAAAAGCAATGACTCTTTCTGTTCTTTTGATGTCTTTTGGATCTTTACTGATTGCTCTTACACCTACTTATAAATCTATAGGTATTCTGGCTCCTTTATTACTTTTATTGGCAAGATTACTTCAGGGGTTGAGTGTGGGCGGTGAATACGGAGTCTCTGCAACCTACCTCAGCGAAATGGCAACACAGGACAGAAGAGGGTTTTATTCAAGCTTTCAATATGTCACTCTAATTGGCGGACAGCTTATAGCACTGGGAATTCAGCTTATTTTACAAAAATTGCTTCTGACTGAAGCTCAGCTTGAAGATTGGGGCTGGAGAATTCCTTTTGTAATTGGGGCTATGCTTTCTATCATTGCATTATACCTCAGAGCCAACCTTCATGAAACGGAAGCTTTTGAAAATAAAAAAGAAATCAGCGAAAAGAAAAAGGGAACTGTAAAAGAGCTTCTGAAACATCCCAGAGCCCTGCTTACTGTTGTAGGTCTCACTTTAGGAGGAACATTGGCATTTTATACCTACACCACCTATATGCAAAAATTCCTGGTGAATACATTACACCTTACCAAGGAAGAGTCTACACTGGTTTCTTTTATTTCACTATTTATTTTCGCATGCCTTCAGCCTGTATTTGGAGGGCTATCTGACAAGATTGGAAGAAGACCGCTTCTTTTAGGATTTGGTATTCTGGGAACGTTGTGTACTGTTCCTCTTCTTACAGCATTGAGTACAACCACTTCAATATGGAGTGCATTTTTTCTGATTATGGCAGCATTAATTATTGTAAGTGGATACACCTCCATCAATGCAGTGGTAAAAGCAGAACTTTTTCCTTCCGAAATCAGGGCACTAGGTGTGGGCCTTCCTTATGCTATTACAGTGGCTATATTTGGGGGAACAGCAGAATATATTGCCCTTTGGTTTAAAAAGATTGGTTCAGAAGAATACTTTTACTGGTATATTACCGGGTGTATTCTTTTTTCTCTGGTCGTTTATATAGGAATGAAAGATACTAAAAAGACTTCTACACTTGATCAGGATTAA